The following coding sequences lie in one Spea bombifrons isolate aSpeBom1 chromosome 5, aSpeBom1.2.pri, whole genome shotgun sequence genomic window:
- the SMIM13 gene encoding small integral membrane protein 13 gives MWQSVGLTFLVFVATLICVLLFMLCGWYVVWHLFLSKFKFLRELVCDTGSLHGEGESTETPSEQEAPPTPQRSRPKSARQRRVPPEEAT, from the exons atgtgGCAAAGTGTGGGCTTAACGTTCCTGGTCTTTGTGGCCACGCTGATCTGTGTCCTGCTATTTATGCTGTGCG GATGGTACGTGGTATGGCACCTCTTTCTTTCCAAGTTCAAGTTCCTCAGAGAACTTGTCTGCGACACCGGGTCTCTGCATGGAGAAGGGGAGTCCACGGAAACACCTTCAGAGCAAGAAGCTCCGCCAACTCCACAGAGATCAAGACCTAAGTCTGCAAGACAAAGAAGAGTTCCCCCTGAAGAggcaacttaa
- the NEDD9 gene encoding enhancer of filamentation 1 isoform X2 translates to MNLMARALYDNVPECAEELSFRKGDILTVIEQNTGGLEGWWLCSLHGRQGIAPGNRLKLLIGPVSDIPKHDISKKEAPLQSCFQQQVYQVPQPSYQDPVYQVPPSHHNTVVYKSPRGHNSEDSPHYVECIDDSSCSKVITPSKMGWDCSPRWQGNVYDVPPTRPQGVYDVPPAMKSINHSSPARDLIEQGIYDVPSSHGVYNTLSPTVDKIYDSPSPLNQRAEPTYDTLPPTSKVICQEQCKKLNGVCPTQTEPASIKPRLYDFPRNQQTQHSEDYDFPRGVQFCGDNECFTSDEQEGVYDFPPRVHQDSKALHEVTDGVNRLSFSSTGSTRSNMSTSSTTSKESSVTSSPSQDKRLLLDPDTAIEMLLRLQQMVESSVNRLTAFVNTEWRSYTYMERYINEIHAAVDRVEQSLAEYLQFAKGATSNASCLPEPGLYNKMKRELQRLGDSRQILTQTIQELSNCNWSLNILTLNKANNKCDSLERFVMVARTTVDDAKQLTTSISVNADILFKQVADNLHKKKSSETISSVPEYIFNVSKTPVLQEDNMQSPVQPLPHLMKEQHKSRDGSSRSWMDDYDYVHLQGKEEFERQQKELLEKENIIKHGKQQLENHQLSQFQQLEKEITAPVENDISKWKSPHSIPAESSSLAPEDKQLLSFYSEQCETLFISLLNAIDAFFNCMSTAQPPRIFVAHSKFVILSAHKLVFIGDTLSRHVVTQDISNRLMNSSSQLCELLKNIVMATKMAALNYPSSGSLQEMVDRVTELSNQAQHFKLSLAQMASL, encoded by the exons AATCTCATGGCAAGGGCCTTGTATGATAATGTTCCAGAATGCGCAGAAGAGTTATCATTCAGAAAAGGGGACATCCTGACAGTCATTGAACAAAACACTGGAGGTCTAGAAGGATGGTGGTTATGCTCATTACATGGCCGTCAAGGCATTGCACCAGGAAACAGACTGAAGCTTCTTATAGGACCAGTGTCAGATATTCCTAAACATGACATTTCCAAGAAAGAGGCACCACTCCAATCCTGCTTCCAACAACAAGTGTACCAAGTACCTCAGCCTTCATATCAGGACCCAGTCTACCAAGTCCCACCTTCTCACCACAACACAGTTGTCTATAAAAGCCCCCGAGGTCACAACTCAGAGGATTCACCACACTATGTAGAGTGTATCGATGACTCTTCTTGTAGcaaa GTAATTACACCTTCAAAGATGGGATGGGATTGTTCTCCCAGATGGCAGGGAAACGTCTACGATGTTCCTCCTACTCGACCTCAGGGG GTCTATGATGTTCCACCAGCTATGAAAAGCATAAATCATTCAAGTCCAGCCAGGGACCTTATAGAACAAGGAATTTATGATGTTCCTTCTTCACATGGG GTCTACAATACCTTATCACCAACAGTGGATAAGATATACGACTCTCCATCTCCGTTAAACCAGAGGGCTGAACCAACCTATGACACTCTTCCCCCAACCTCCAAAGTTATATGTCAGGAGCAGTGCAAGAAGTTAAATGGTGTTTGTCCAACACAAACTGAGCCTGCATCAATAAAACCTAGACTATATGATTTTCCACGAAACCAGCAAACTCAACATTCAGAGGACTATGACTTTCCCCGAGGAGTTCAGTTCTGTGGAGACAATGAATGTTTTACGTCAGACGAACAGGAAGGTGTGTATGATTTTCCACCTCGGGTACATCAGGACAGTAAAGCACTGCACGAAGTAACAGATGGAGTAAATAGATTGTCTTTCTCCAGCACTGGAAGCACCAGAAGCAACATGTCCACCTCTTCTACAACATCCAAGGAGTCCTCTGTAACATCATCCCCATCGCAAGACAAAAGGCTTCTTCTGGATCCAGACACAGCCATAGAAATGTTGTTGAGACTGCAGCAAATGGTGGAAAGTTCTGTCAACAGACTAACAGCCTTTGTCAATACAGAATGGCGTTCCTACACATACATGGAAAGATACATAAATGAAATCCATGCTGCCGTGGACAGAGTAGAGCAATCTCTGGCTGAATACCTCCAGTTTGCAAAAGGAGCCACAAGTAATGCATCCTGTCTTCCAGAACCTGGTCtttacaataaaatgaaaagggaattgcagagactgggagattcCCGCCAGATCCTCACACAGACCATCCAGGAACTTAGCAACTGCAACTGGTCATTGAACATCCTCACTCTTAATAAGGCAAACAACAAGTGTGACAGCCTTGAAAGGTTTGTCATGGTAGCTAGGACAACTGTAGATGATGCTAAACAGCTAACAACTTCAATCAGTGTTAATGCTGATATTTTGTTTAAGCAAGTGGCAGACAACTTACATAAAAAGAAGTCATCGGAGACAATAAGTAGTGTTCCGGAATATATATTCAATGTGTCTAAGACACCAGTATTACAGGAAGATAATATGCAAAGTCCAGTCCAGCCCCTGCCACATTTGATGAAAGAGCAGCACAAGAGCCGCGATGGATCATCGAGAAGTTGGATGGATGACTACGACTATGTTCACTTACAG GGAAAAGAAGAGTTTGAACGCCAACAAAAGGAACTTTTAGAAAAAGAGAATATAATTAAACATGGCAAACAACAGCTGGAGAACCATCAG CTGAGTCAGTTTCAGCAGCTGGAGAAAGAGATTACCGCGCCAGTGGAAAATGATATCTCAAAGTGGAAATCACCACACAGCATCCCAGCCGAAAGTAGCTCTCTGGCACCTGAAGATAAACAACTGCTTTCTTTTTACTCGGAGCAGTGTGAGACACTCTTCATATCACTCCTGAATGCAATCGACGCCTTTTTTAACTGCATGAGCACAGCTCAGCCACCAAGGATTTTTGTTGCTCACAGCAAATTTGTAATTTTAAGTGCTCACAAACTTGTGTTTATTGGGGACACGCTGTCTAGGCACGTTGTGACGCAGGATATTAGTAACAGACTAATGAATTCCAGCAGCCAGCTGTGCGAACTGCTTAAGAACATTGTCATGGCTACCAAAATGGCCGCCTTGAACTATCCCAGCTCTGGATCATTACAAGAAATGGTGGACCGTGTGACAGAACTGTCTAACCAGGCACAACATTTTAAACTTTCATTGGCCCAGATGGCTTCATTGTGA
- the NEDD9 gene encoding enhancer of filamentation 1 isoform X1, producing the protein MGAKYANDASILHCATKTHSSDSRAGSQRCVYVYVCVYELPVISATHIPPQPGPSNPKIACASQCRLFNCIRKPADGKLRKMKYKNLMARALYDNVPECAEELSFRKGDILTVIEQNTGGLEGWWLCSLHGRQGIAPGNRLKLLIGPVSDIPKHDISKKEAPLQSCFQQQVYQVPQPSYQDPVYQVPPSHHNTVVYKSPRGHNSEDSPHYVECIDDSSCSKVITPSKMGWDCSPRWQGNVYDVPPTRPQGVYDVPPAMKSINHSSPARDLIEQGIYDVPSSHGVYNTLSPTVDKIYDSPSPLNQRAEPTYDTLPPTSKVICQEQCKKLNGVCPTQTEPASIKPRLYDFPRNQQTQHSEDYDFPRGVQFCGDNECFTSDEQEGVYDFPPRVHQDSKALHEVTDGVNRLSFSSTGSTRSNMSTSSTTSKESSVTSSPSQDKRLLLDPDTAIEMLLRLQQMVESSVNRLTAFVNTEWRSYTYMERYINEIHAAVDRVEQSLAEYLQFAKGATSNASCLPEPGLYNKMKRELQRLGDSRQILTQTIQELSNCNWSLNILTLNKANNKCDSLERFVMVARTTVDDAKQLTTSISVNADILFKQVADNLHKKKSSETISSVPEYIFNVSKTPVLQEDNMQSPVQPLPHLMKEQHKSRDGSSRSWMDDYDYVHLQGKEEFERQQKELLEKENIIKHGKQQLENHQLSQFQQLEKEITAPVENDISKWKSPHSIPAESSSLAPEDKQLLSFYSEQCETLFISLLNAIDAFFNCMSTAQPPRIFVAHSKFVILSAHKLVFIGDTLSRHVVTQDISNRLMNSSSQLCELLKNIVMATKMAALNYPSSGSLQEMVDRVTELSNQAQHFKLSLAQMASL; encoded by the exons AATCTCATGGCAAGGGCCTTGTATGATAATGTTCCAGAATGCGCAGAAGAGTTATCATTCAGAAAAGGGGACATCCTGACAGTCATTGAACAAAACACTGGAGGTCTAGAAGGATGGTGGTTATGCTCATTACATGGCCGTCAAGGCATTGCACCAGGAAACAGACTGAAGCTTCTTATAGGACCAGTGTCAGATATTCCTAAACATGACATTTCCAAGAAAGAGGCACCACTCCAATCCTGCTTCCAACAACAAGTGTACCAAGTACCTCAGCCTTCATATCAGGACCCAGTCTACCAAGTCCCACCTTCTCACCACAACACAGTTGTCTATAAAAGCCCCCGAGGTCACAACTCAGAGGATTCACCACACTATGTAGAGTGTATCGATGACTCTTCTTGTAGcaaa GTAATTACACCTTCAAAGATGGGATGGGATTGTTCTCCCAGATGGCAGGGAAACGTCTACGATGTTCCTCCTACTCGACCTCAGGGG GTCTATGATGTTCCACCAGCTATGAAAAGCATAAATCATTCAAGTCCAGCCAGGGACCTTATAGAACAAGGAATTTATGATGTTCCTTCTTCACATGGG GTCTACAATACCTTATCACCAACAGTGGATAAGATATACGACTCTCCATCTCCGTTAAACCAGAGGGCTGAACCAACCTATGACACTCTTCCCCCAACCTCCAAAGTTATATGTCAGGAGCAGTGCAAGAAGTTAAATGGTGTTTGTCCAACACAAACTGAGCCTGCATCAATAAAACCTAGACTATATGATTTTCCACGAAACCAGCAAACTCAACATTCAGAGGACTATGACTTTCCCCGAGGAGTTCAGTTCTGTGGAGACAATGAATGTTTTACGTCAGACGAACAGGAAGGTGTGTATGATTTTCCACCTCGGGTACATCAGGACAGTAAAGCACTGCACGAAGTAACAGATGGAGTAAATAGATTGTCTTTCTCCAGCACTGGAAGCACCAGAAGCAACATGTCCACCTCTTCTACAACATCCAAGGAGTCCTCTGTAACATCATCCCCATCGCAAGACAAAAGGCTTCTTCTGGATCCAGACACAGCCATAGAAATGTTGTTGAGACTGCAGCAAATGGTGGAAAGTTCTGTCAACAGACTAACAGCCTTTGTCAATACAGAATGGCGTTCCTACACATACATGGAAAGATACATAAATGAAATCCATGCTGCCGTGGACAGAGTAGAGCAATCTCTGGCTGAATACCTCCAGTTTGCAAAAGGAGCCACAAGTAATGCATCCTGTCTTCCAGAACCTGGTCtttacaataaaatgaaaagggaattgcagagactgggagattcCCGCCAGATCCTCACACAGACCATCCAGGAACTTAGCAACTGCAACTGGTCATTGAACATCCTCACTCTTAATAAGGCAAACAACAAGTGTGACAGCCTTGAAAGGTTTGTCATGGTAGCTAGGACAACTGTAGATGATGCTAAACAGCTAACAACTTCAATCAGTGTTAATGCTGATATTTTGTTTAAGCAAGTGGCAGACAACTTACATAAAAAGAAGTCATCGGAGACAATAAGTAGTGTTCCGGAATATATATTCAATGTGTCTAAGACACCAGTATTACAGGAAGATAATATGCAAAGTCCAGTCCAGCCCCTGCCACATTTGATGAAAGAGCAGCACAAGAGCCGCGATGGATCATCGAGAAGTTGGATGGATGACTACGACTATGTTCACTTACAG GGAAAAGAAGAGTTTGAACGCCAACAAAAGGAACTTTTAGAAAAAGAGAATATAATTAAACATGGCAAACAACAGCTGGAGAACCATCAG CTGAGTCAGTTTCAGCAGCTGGAGAAAGAGATTACCGCGCCAGTGGAAAATGATATCTCAAAGTGGAAATCACCACACAGCATCCCAGCCGAAAGTAGCTCTCTGGCACCTGAAGATAAACAACTGCTTTCTTTTTACTCGGAGCAGTGTGAGACACTCTTCATATCACTCCTGAATGCAATCGACGCCTTTTTTAACTGCATGAGCACAGCTCAGCCACCAAGGATTTTTGTTGCTCACAGCAAATTTGTAATTTTAAGTGCTCACAAACTTGTGTTTATTGGGGACACGCTGTCTAGGCACGTTGTGACGCAGGATATTAGTAACAGACTAATGAATTCCAGCAGCCAGCTGTGCGAACTGCTTAAGAACATTGTCATGGCTACCAAAATGGCCGCCTTGAACTATCCCAGCTCTGGATCATTACAAGAAATGGTGGACCGTGTGACAGAACTGTCTAACCAGGCACAACATTTTAAACTTTCATTGGCCCAGATGGCTTCATTGTGA